In the Naumovozyma dairenensis CBS 421 chromosome 4, complete genome genome, one interval contains:
- the HOM6 gene encoding homoserine dehydrogenase (similar to Saccharomyces cerevisiae HOM6 (YJR139C); ancestral locus Anc_4.374): MPASKSVNVAVIGAGVVGSSLLNQLIALNTNIKYNLIALAEAEKSLYSHNYEPLQTSHTWDWATALQNATEKTLPLPDLITFLSKSPKPVILIDNTSSAYIASFYPKIVENGISIATPNKKAFSSDLKTWNQLFAGNETDGLVYHEATVGAGLPIISFLREIIATGDEVEKIEGIFSGTLSYIFNEFSTIAPNDVKFSDVVKVAKKLGYTEPDPRDDLNGLDVARKVTIVARISGLEVENPTSFPVQSLIPKALESIETADEFLEKLSQYDDELSKLKEEAAKEGKVLRFIGKVDVKTNTVSVGIEKYDASHPFAALKGSDNVISIKTKRYHNPVVIQGAGAGADVTAAGVLGDVIKAAQRL; encoded by the coding sequence ATGCCAGCCTCTAAAAGTGTCAATGTTGCAGTCATCGGTGCCGGTGTCGTCGGTTCctcattattaaatcaattaatcGCCCTAAACACCAACATCAAATACAACTTGATTGCCCTAGCAGAAGcagaaaaatcattatacTCTCACAATTACGAACCATTACAAACCTCCCACACCTGGGATTGGGCCACCGCTTTACAAAACGCCACGGAAAAAACTTTGCCATTACCAGATTTAATCACATTCCTATCCAAATCTCCTAAACCAGTCATCTTAATTGACAACACATCCAGTGCCTACATTGCCTCATTCTATCCAAAGATTGTCGAAAACGGGATCTCCATCGCTACTCCAAACAAGAAGGCCTTCTCTTctgatttgaaaacttgGAACCAATTGTTCGCAGGTAACGAAACTGACGGGTTAGTTTACCATGAAGCAACAGTCGGTGCTGGTTTACCAATTATCAGCTTCCTAAGGGAAATCATTGCCACTGGTGATGAAGTGGAAAAGATTGAAGGGATTTTCTCCGGTACTTTATCTTACatcttcaatgaattcTCTACCATTGCACCAAATGATGTTAAATTCTCTGATGTAGTTAAAGTTGCTAAGAAGTTAGGATATACTGAACCTGATCCAAGAGACGATTTGAATGGGTTGGATGTGGCTAGAAAGGTTACCATCGTTGCTAGAATTTCAGGATTAGAAGTGGAAAATCCAACTAGTTTCCCTGTACAATCTTTAATTCCAAAGGCTTTAGAATCAATTGAAACCGCTGAtgaatttttggaaaaattgtctcaatatgatgatgaattgagtaaattgaaagaagaagcagcTAAAGAAGGTAAAGTTTTAAGATTTATTGGGAAAGTGGACGTCAAGACCAACACTGTTTCTGTtggtattgaaaaatatgatgcTTCTCATCCATTTGCTGCTTTGAAGGGATCTGATAATGTTATCTCTATTAAGACTAAACGTTATCATAACCCTGTCGTTATTCAAGGTGCTGGTGCCGGTGCTGATGTCACTGCTGCTGGTGTCTTAGGTGATGTTATTAAAGCTGCTCAAAGACTTTAA
- the RPN10 gene encoding proteasome regulatory particle base subunit RPN10 (similar to Saccharomyces cerevisiae RPN10 (YHR200W); ancestral locus Anc_4.372), whose product MVLEATVLIVDNSEYSRNGDYPRTRFEAQIDAVEFIFQAKRNSNPENTLALLSSAGSNPTVLSTFTSEFGKILSGLHDTSIGGSIQFTTAIQIAALTLKHRQNQIQHQRIVMFVCSPITEPKDELIKLAKKLKKNKIAIDIINFGEIDTNNELLMEFISVANNVSDESSNLVTIAPSNSRLLYESIASSAVILESGVTGNDLMMGAGGAGGMDGGFMDFGVDPSMDPELAMALRLSMEEEQQRQERVRQQEQQQQQQQQQQQQQQQEQQSSEDQPSNQEEQPK is encoded by the coding sequence ATGGTTCTCGAGGCAACGGTATTGATAGTAGATAATTCCGAATATTCTAGAAACGGAGATTATCCAAGGACAAGATTTGAAGCTCAAATTGACGCAGTAGAATTCATATTCCAAGCCAAGAGAAATAGTAATCCTGAAAATACGTTAGCTCTCTTGTCTTCAGCAGGCTCCAATCCCACCGTATTATCCACGTTCACTTCAGAATTCgggaaaatattatcagGTTTGCATGATACGTCTATCGGTGGATCCATTCAATTCACAACTGCAATTCAAATTGCTGCATTGACTTTGAAACACCGTCAGAATCAAATCCAACATCAAAGAATTGTAATGTTCGTTTGTAGCCCCATCACGGAGCCTAAGgatgaattaattaaattagccaagaaattaaagaaaaataagatCGCCATTGATATAATCAATTTTGGTGAAATTGATACcaataatgaattgttAATGGAATTTATTAGTGTGGCAAATAATGTTTCTGATGAAAGTAGTAATTTGGTCACTATTGCACCTTCCAattcaagattattataCGAGTCTATAGCGTCCTCTGCAGTCATATTGGAAAGTGGTGTTACGGGCAATGATTTAATGATGGGTGCTGGCGGCGCAGGTGGTATGGATGGTGGGTTCATGGATTTCGGTGTTGATCCCTCCATGGATCCAGAATTAGCTATGGCGTTACGTCTTTCCATGGAAGAGGAACAACAAAGACAAGAAAGAGTAAGACAACAGgagcaacaacaacaacagcagcagcagcagcagcagcagcaacagcaaGAACAGCAATCCTCCGAAGATCAACCTTCAAACCAAGAAGAACAAccaaaataa